One Microcebus murinus isolate Inina chromosome 22, M.murinus_Inina_mat1.0, whole genome shotgun sequence DNA segment encodes these proteins:
- the RAN gene encoding GTP-binding nuclear protein Ran: protein MAAQGEPQVQFKLVLVGDGGTGKTTFVKRHLTGEFEKKYVATLGVEVHPLVFHTNRGPIKFNVWDTAGQEKFGGLRDGYYIQAQCAIIMFDVTSRVTYKNVPNWHRDLVRVCENIPIVLCGNKVDIKDRKVKAKSIVFHRKKNLQYYDISAKSNYNFEKPFLWLARKLIGDPNLEFVAMPALAPPEVVMDPALAAQYEHDLEVAQTTALPDEDDDL, encoded by the exons ATGGCCGCCCAGGGAGAGCCGCAGGTCCAGTTCAAG CTCGTGTTGGTTGGCGACGGCGGCACCGGCAAGACCACGTTCGTGAAGCGCCACTTGACCGGCGAGTTCGAGAAGAAGTATGTAG CCACCCTGGGAGTCGAGGTCCACCCGCTCGTGTTCCACACCAACAGAGGGCCCATCAAGTTCAACGTGTGGGACACCGCCGGCCAGGAGAAGTTCGGGGGGCTGAGGGACGGCTACTACATCCAAG ccCAGTGTGCCATCATAATGTTTGATGTAACATCAAGAGTTACTTACAAGAATGTGCCTAACTGGCATCGAGATCTGGTACGAGTATGTGAAAACATCCCCATTGTGTTGTGTGGCAACAAAGTGGATATTAAGGACAGGAAAGTGAAGGCAAAATCGATTGTCTTCCACCGAAAGAAGAATCTTCAg tACTACGACATTTCTGCCAAAAGTAATTACAACTTTGAAAAGCCCTTCCTCTGGCTTGCTAGAAAGCTCATTGGAGACCCTAACTTGGAGTTCGTTGCCATGCCTGCTCTCGCCCCACCAGAGGTTGTCATGGACCCGGCCTTGGCAGCGCAGTATGAGCACGACTTAGAG GTGGCCCAGACAACCGCTCTCCCGGATGAGGACGATGATCTGTga